One Nonomuraea angiospora DNA segment encodes these proteins:
- a CDS encoding PQQ-dependent sugar dehydrogenase: protein MSRRPWLTLLTTMALITPGALALDASPANALAIPASDYQQVSLASGGAELGEAMSLAVMPNRSVVHTARDGTVRVTDVNGTTKVAGRLNVYSHDEEGLQGVAVDPDFASNRYLWLYYSPRLSTPNGDAPTNGTQAQFDQWKGELYLSRFVLKPDDTLDLASEKVVLRVQNDRGQCCHVGGDIDFDAAGNLYLTTGDDSNPFESSGYSPLDERTDRNPQFDAQRSAGNTNDLRGKLLRIKPQPDGTYTIPSGNLFPPGTAKTRPEIYAMGFRNPFRMSVDKATGTVYLGDYGPDAGVTNANRGPSGQVEFDRITGPGNYGWPYCTGTNTTSETYNEWNFATNSTGPKYNCAGGPTNNSFRNTGLTTLPAAKPAWIRYAGDAGSPPEFGSGSESPMGGPVYRYDPNLNSAVKFPQALEGRFFAGEYGRRWIKAIEVKTDGAYGEISAFPWSGTQVMDMAFGPDGALYVLDYGDGNNNQALYRIEYIGSANRNPIAKASADKTSGPGPLTVNFSSAGSSDPEGGALTYSWNFGDGTTSTAANPSKTYTTNGAYTATLTVRDPQGLTGTASVIVNVGNTAPTVTLTTPADGQLFSFGDTVPFQVTVTDPEDGTIDCAGVTVAYFLGHDSHRHQITSKTGCSGSLSVPVDGEHDAAANIYGVFVASYTDKGGLTSTSDRTLQPRHRQAEHFGAQQGVQAADHATAEGGKTVGFTDDGDWISFQPYNLGNATRITARVSSAGAGGRIEVRAGSATGTLLGTVNVASTGSWDTFTDVSANLSGAPAGTTTLYLVFRGPTGQGYLFDVDAFTLDTGTPPSGSTSAFKGVGSGRCLDVSGASQANGAQAQIWDCNVQSNQQWTSTAASELRVYGGKCLDVSGAGTADGAAVIIWDCNGQNNQKWRLNADGTITAVGANKCLDVTGSGTANGTKMRIWTCTGGTNQRWTRV, encoded by the coding sequence ATGTCCCGACGTCCGTGGCTCACCTTGCTGACCACGATGGCGCTGATCACTCCCGGAGCACTCGCGCTCGACGCCTCCCCGGCGAACGCCCTCGCCATCCCGGCGTCCGACTACCAGCAGGTGTCTCTCGCGTCGGGAGGCGCCGAGCTGGGTGAGGCGATGTCGCTGGCCGTGATGCCGAACCGGTCGGTGGTGCACACCGCGCGCGACGGCACGGTGCGCGTCACCGATGTCAACGGCACCACGAAGGTGGCCGGCAGACTCAACGTCTACAGTCACGACGAGGAGGGCCTGCAGGGTGTGGCGGTGGACCCCGACTTCGCGTCCAACCGGTACTTATGGCTCTACTACTCGCCGCGGCTGAGCACGCCGAACGGTGATGCGCCGACCAACGGCACGCAGGCGCAGTTCGACCAGTGGAAGGGCGAGCTGTACCTGTCCCGGTTCGTCCTCAAGCCGGACGACACTCTCGACCTGGCCAGCGAGAAGGTGGTCCTGAGGGTCCAGAACGACCGCGGCCAGTGCTGTCACGTGGGCGGGGACATCGACTTCGACGCCGCCGGAAACCTCTATCTGACCACCGGCGACGACAGCAACCCCTTCGAGTCGAGCGGCTACTCCCCGCTGGACGAGCGGACCGACCGCAACCCGCAGTTCGACGCCCAGCGCTCGGCCGGCAACACCAACGACCTGCGCGGCAAGCTCCTGCGTATCAAGCCGCAGCCCGACGGCACCTACACGATCCCCAGCGGCAACCTGTTCCCGCCGGGGACGGCGAAGACCCGGCCGGAGATCTACGCGATGGGCTTCCGCAACCCGTTCCGGATGAGCGTGGACAAGGCGACCGGCACCGTCTACCTCGGCGACTACGGGCCGGACGCGGGCGTCACCAACGCCAACCGGGGGCCGAGCGGGCAGGTGGAGTTCGACCGCATCACCGGTCCGGGCAACTACGGATGGCCGTACTGCACGGGCACGAACACCACCAGCGAGACCTACAACGAATGGAACTTCGCCACCAACAGCACCGGTCCGAAGTACAACTGCGCGGGCGGCCCGACCAACAACTCCTTCCGTAACACCGGCCTGACCACGCTGCCCGCGGCGAAGCCGGCGTGGATCAGGTACGCGGGGGACGCCGGAAGCCCGCCGGAGTTCGGCTCCGGGTCGGAGTCGCCGATGGGCGGCCCGGTCTACCGTTACGACCCCAACCTGAACTCGGCCGTCAAGTTCCCCCAGGCGCTCGAGGGGCGGTTCTTCGCCGGCGAGTACGGCCGGCGCTGGATCAAGGCGATCGAGGTCAAGACGGACGGCGCCTACGGGGAGATCTCGGCGTTCCCCTGGTCGGGGACGCAGGTGATGGACATGGCCTTCGGTCCTGACGGGGCCCTGTACGTCCTCGACTACGGCGACGGCAACAACAACCAGGCGCTGTATCGCATCGAGTACATCGGCAGCGCCAACCGCAATCCGATCGCCAAGGCGTCCGCCGACAAGACGTCAGGACCGGGCCCGCTGACGGTGAACTTCTCCTCGGCGGGCAGTTCCGACCCGGAGGGCGGCGCGCTGACGTACTCGTGGAACTTCGGCGACGGCACCACCTCCACGGCGGCGAATCCGAGCAAGACCTACACCACGAACGGCGCCTACACGGCGACGCTCACGGTCCGGGACCCGCAGGGTCTCACCGGCACGGCGAGCGTGATCGTGAACGTCGGCAACACCGCGCCGACGGTCACCCTCACCACCCCTGCCGACGGGCAGCTGTTCTCCTTCGGCGACACCGTGCCCTTCCAGGTCACCGTCACCGACCCGGAGGACGGCACGATCGACTGCGCCGGGGTCACCGTCGCCTACTTCCTCGGCCACGACAGCCACCGCCACCAGATCACCTCCAAGACCGGTTGCTCAGGCTCCCTCTCGGTGCCGGTGGACGGTGAGCATGACGCCGCGGCCAACATCTACGGCGTCTTCGTGGCCTCGTACACCGACAAGGGCGGTCTGACCTCCACCAGCGACCGTACGCTCCAGCCGCGGCACCGGCAGGCCGAGCACTTCGGCGCCCAGCAGGGCGTCCAGGCGGCCGACCACGCCACCGCGGAAGGCGGCAAGACGGTCGGCTTCACCGACGACGGCGACTGGATCTCCTTCCAGCCGTACAACCTGGGCAACGCGACGAGGATCACCGCCCGGGTGTCCTCGGCCGGCGCGGGGGGCCGGATCGAGGTGCGCGCCGGCTCGGCGACGGGCACACTGCTGGGAACGGTGAACGTGGCGAGCACCGGCAGCTGGGACACCTTCACCGACGTCTCGGCGAACCTCAGCGGCGCCCCGGCCGGCACGACGACGCTCTATCTGGTCTTCCGCGGCCCGACCGGACAGGGCTACCTGTTCGACGTGGACGCCTTCACTCTTGACACCGGCACCCCGCCCTCCGGGAGCACGAGTGCGTTCAAGGGTGTGGGTTCTGGGCGGTGCCTGGACGTCAGCGGAGCCTCGCAGGCCAACGGCGCGCAGGCGCAGATCTGGGACTGCAACGTGCAGTCCAACCAGCAGTGGACGTCGACCGCCGCGAGTGAGCTGCGGGTGTACGGGGGCAAGTGCCTGGACGTGAGCGGGGCCGGGACGGCGGACGGCGCCGCTGTGATCATCTGGGACTGCAACGGGCAGAACAACCAGAAGTGGCGCCTCAACGCCGATGGCACGATCACGGCGGTGGGGGCGAACAAGTGCCTGGACGTCACCGGCTCCGGCACCGCCAACGGCACCAAGATGCGTATCTGGACCTGTACCGGAGGAACCAACCAGCGCTGGACCCGGGTCTGA
- a CDS encoding ThuA domain-containing protein has protein sequence MLSERKTSVLRRLSVTVATIIAAATAIPAIPAQAAAFKVLVFSKTAGFRHDSIPNGIQAIRDLGAANDFAVDATEDANAFTTANLAQYKAVVFLSTTGDVLNDNQQAAFQTYVDGGGGYVGVHSAADTEYSWPYYGQLMGAWFNNHPAIQQATVRNEDRAHAATAHLGTTWSRTDEWYNYRTNPRPNVRVLQSLDEGSYSGGGMGDHPITWCHPQSSGRSFYTGLGHTQESYADPNFRTLLLGGIRYAAKATNADCRPETGYTTLYNGSTTGWSQAGPGSFANSDATLTSQGGMGMLWYNAKEFRSYSVKLDWKMTGDSNSGVIVGFPATSDPDAALNTGYEVQIDATDTPDKTTGAIYGFKAADIAARDAALNPPGQWNTYELLVEGERLQVFLNGTRINDFTNADPVRSLQQGYIGIQNHGSGDVVSFRNIRVKELTSTPGGTGALKGAGSGRCLDVSGASQANGAQAQIWDCNGQPNQQWTATAAGELRVYGGKCLDVSGAGTADGAAVIIWDCNGQNNQKWRLNADGTITAVGANKCLDVNGTANGTKARIWTCTGGTSQRWTRG, from the coding sequence ATGCTGAGCGAACGAAAGACATCCGTGCTGCGACGCCTCTCAGTGACGGTGGCGACGATCATCGCCGCCGCGACGGCGATCCCGGCCATCCCCGCCCAGGCCGCCGCCTTCAAGGTGCTGGTGTTCTCCAAGACGGCCGGGTTCCGGCACGACTCGATCCCCAACGGGATCCAGGCCATCCGCGACCTGGGAGCCGCCAACGACTTCGCCGTCGACGCCACCGAGGACGCGAACGCCTTCACCACGGCCAACCTGGCCCAGTACAAGGCGGTGGTGTTCCTCAGCACCACCGGTGACGTGCTGAACGACAACCAGCAGGCCGCCTTCCAGACGTATGTGGACGGCGGGGGCGGCTACGTCGGGGTGCATTCGGCCGCGGACACCGAGTACAGCTGGCCGTACTACGGGCAGCTGATGGGGGCCTGGTTCAACAATCACCCGGCGATCCAGCAGGCCACCGTACGGAACGAGGACCGGGCGCACGCCGCGACCGCTCACCTGGGGACGACCTGGTCACGTACCGACGAGTGGTACAACTACCGCACCAACCCACGCCCGAACGTCCGGGTGCTGCAGAGCCTGGACGAGGGCAGCTACAGCGGCGGCGGCATGGGCGATCACCCGATCACCTGGTGCCACCCGCAGTCCTCCGGCCGGTCGTTCTACACCGGCCTGGGGCACACCCAGGAGTCGTACGCCGATCCGAACTTCCGCACGCTGCTGCTCGGCGGGATCCGGTACGCGGCTAAGGCCACCAACGCCGACTGCCGCCCGGAGACCGGGTACACGACGTTGTACAACGGCTCGACGACGGGCTGGTCGCAGGCCGGGCCGGGGTCGTTCGCCAACAGCGACGCCACGCTGACCTCCCAGGGCGGCATGGGCATGCTGTGGTACAACGCCAAGGAGTTCCGCTCCTACTCCGTCAAGCTCGACTGGAAGATGACCGGCGACTCCAACTCCGGCGTGATCGTCGGTTTCCCGGCCACCAGCGACCCCGACGCGGCGCTCAACACCGGATATGAGGTGCAGATCGACGCGACCGACACCCCGGACAAGACGACCGGGGCGATCTACGGGTTCAAGGCCGCCGACATCGCCGCCCGCGACGCCGCGCTGAACCCGCCGGGGCAGTGGAACACCTATGAGTTGCTGGTGGAGGGCGAGCGGCTGCAGGTGTTCCTGAACGGCACCAGAATCAACGATTTCACCAACGCCGATCCGGTCCGCTCGCTCCAGCAGGGCTACATCGGCATCCAGAACCACGGGTCCGGCGACGTGGTGTCGTTCCGCAACATCCGCGTCAAGGAACTGACCAGCACACCGGGCGGTACGGGCGCGCTCAAGGGCGCGGGGTCGGGCCGGTGCCTGGACGTCAGCGGAGCCTCGCAGGCCAACGGCGCGCAGGCGCAGATCTGGGACTGCAACGGCCAGCCGAACCAGCAGTGGACGGCGACCGCTGCGGGTGAGCTGCGGGTTTATGGCGGCAAGTGCCTGGATGTGAGCGGGGCCGGGACGGCGGACGGCGCCGCGGTGATCATCTGGGACTGCAACGGGCAGAACAACCAGAAGTGGCGCCTCAACGCCGACGGCACGATCACGGCGGTGGGGGCGAACAAGTGCCTGGACGTCAACGGCACCGCCAACGGCACCAAGGCACGCATCTGGACCTGCACCGGAGGCACCAGCCAGCGCTGGACCCGCGGCTGA
- a CDS encoding nucleotide pyrophosphatase/phosphodiesterase family protein, giving the protein MAPLVVINVVGLTPRLLAHMPNVAKVGTAAALRPVLPAVTCSMQATLLTGAMPRDHGIVGNGWYFRDLGEVLLWRQHNALIQGDQLWTAVPGLRTANVCWWYAMGAATDLLVTPRPIYHADGRKDPDCYTRPPSLHDDLEAALGPFPLFTYWGPNAGITSSAWIIAAARRILARERPDLLLVYVPHLDYDLQRHGPDGPEAIAAARAVDAALAPLLAEEAEIVVLSEYGITPASRPIDVNRALRAAGLLEVHTQAGMEYLDPWASRAFAVADHQVAHIYVRDPADLDRTRAAIAELAGVDEVLDQAGKAKYGLDHERAGELVAIAEPDAWFTYYYWLSDDRAPDFARLVDIHRKPGYDPAELFMNPRDPFVKLRAAAALARKKLGFRYTMPVVPLDPAPVRGSHGRLPDSPDDGPLLIGPFDRDRYEATEVKELLAGLARRSR; this is encoded by the coding sequence ATGGCGCCGCTGGTCGTGATCAACGTGGTCGGCCTGACCCCGCGCCTGCTCGCGCACATGCCGAATGTGGCCAAGGTGGGAACGGCGGCCGCGCTGCGGCCCGTGCTCCCCGCCGTCACCTGCTCGATGCAGGCCACCCTGCTGACCGGCGCGATGCCCCGCGACCACGGCATCGTCGGCAACGGATGGTACTTCCGGGACCTCGGCGAGGTGCTGCTGTGGCGCCAGCACAACGCACTCATCCAGGGCGACCAACTGTGGACCGCCGTACCCGGACTGCGCACCGCCAACGTCTGCTGGTGGTACGCCATGGGCGCGGCCACCGACCTGCTCGTCACCCCACGCCCCATCTACCACGCCGACGGCCGCAAGGATCCCGACTGCTACACCCGCCCACCCTCACTCCACGACGACCTCGAAGCCGCTCTCGGCCCGTTCCCCCTGTTCACCTACTGGGGGCCCAACGCCGGGATCACCTCCTCCGCATGGATCATCGCCGCGGCCCGCCGCATCCTGGCCCGCGAACGCCCTGACCTGCTGCTGGTCTACGTCCCGCACCTCGACTACGACCTGCAACGGCACGGCCCCGACGGACCCGAGGCCATCGCCGCCGCCCGCGCCGTCGACGCCGCGCTCGCCCCGCTCCTGGCCGAGGAGGCCGAGATCGTCGTGCTGTCGGAGTACGGCATCACCCCGGCGTCCCGGCCGATCGACGTCAACCGGGCCTTGCGCGCCGCCGGGCTCCTGGAGGTCCACACCCAGGCCGGGATGGAATACCTCGACCCGTGGGCGTCCAGGGCCTTCGCCGTCGCCGACCACCAGGTGGCCCACATCTACGTGCGCGACCCCGCCGACCTCGACCGCACCCGCGCCGCCATCGCCGAACTCGCCGGCGTGGACGAGGTGCTCGACCAGGCGGGCAAGGCCAAGTACGGCCTCGACCACGAACGCGCCGGCGAACTCGTCGCCATCGCCGAACCCGACGCCTGGTTCACCTACTACTACTGGCTCTCCGACGACCGCGCCCCGGATTTCGCCAGGCTCGTGGACATCCACCGCAAACCCGGCTACGACCCCGCCGAACTGTTCATGAACCCACGCGACCCGTTCGTCAAGCTCCGCGCCGCCGCGGCCCTGGCCAGGAAGAAACTGGGCTTCCGCTACACGATGCCGGTGGTCCCGCTCGACCCCGCACCGGTGCGGGGCAGCCACGGCCGCCTGCCCGACAGCCCCGACGACGGCCCGCTGCTCATCGGCCCCTTCGACCGCGACCGCTACGAGGCGACCGAGGTCAAAGAACTCCTGGCGGGCCTGGCCCGGCGAAGTCGCTGA
- a CDS encoding TatD family hydrolase — MRIFDPHIHMTSRTTDDYQRMHAAGVRAVVEPAFWLGQPRTNVGSFLDYFDALLGWEPHRAAQYGIRHHCALALNPKEANDPRCAEVLDELPRYLLKDSVVAVGEVGYDSMTAEEERAFEAQLALARANDLPVLVHTPHRDKAAGTRRTLDVVRDAGMPPERVLVDHLNELTVGMVADSGCWMGFSIYPDTKMDADRMVVLLKEYGTDRMLVNSAADWGRSDPLKTREVADAMLAAGFGEDDVDQVLWRNPVAFYGQSGRLSLEAGTEAAPDYAGNTIKRG, encoded by the coding sequence ATGCGTATCTTCGACCCCCACATCCACATGACCTCCCGGACCACCGACGACTACCAGCGCATGCACGCCGCGGGGGTCCGGGCCGTGGTGGAGCCCGCCTTCTGGCTGGGCCAGCCCCGCACCAACGTCGGCAGCTTCCTCGACTACTTCGACGCGCTGCTCGGCTGGGAGCCGCACCGCGCCGCGCAGTACGGCATCCGCCACCACTGCGCGCTCGCGCTCAATCCGAAGGAGGCGAACGATCCGCGCTGCGCCGAGGTGCTGGATGAATTGCCGCGATATCTGCTGAAGGACTCGGTCGTCGCGGTCGGCGAGGTCGGCTATGACTCGATGACGGCGGAGGAGGAACGGGCCTTCGAGGCCCAGCTCGCCCTCGCGCGGGCCAATGATCTCCCGGTGCTCGTGCACACGCCGCATCGGGACAAGGCCGCGGGCACCCGCCGCACGCTCGACGTGGTGCGGGACGCCGGGATGCCTCCCGAACGGGTGCTGGTCGACCATCTCAATGAGCTGACCGTCGGCATGGTCGCGGACTCGGGCTGCTGGATGGGGTTCTCGATCTATCCCGACACCAAGATGGACGCGGACCGGATGGTGGTCCTGCTCAAGGAGTACGGCACGGACAGGATGCTCGTGAACTCGGCCGCGGACTGGGGACGCAGCGATCCGCTGAAGACGCGCGAGGTCGCCGACGCGATGCTCGCGGCCGGCTTCGGCGAGGACGATGTGGACCAGGTGCTGTGGCGCAATCCGGTCGCCTTCTACGGGCAGAGCGGCCGGCTCAGCCTGGAGGCGGGCACCGAGGCGGCCCCCGACTACGCCGGCAACACGATCAAGCGAGGCTGA
- a CDS encoding EboA domain-containing protein, producing the protein MRDEWQTQAVRRVEADPDAIHLLFPQAERKGGPTARSALLKALGGDHATIRKLYERGDTGERLAILTALPELDLGPAAVDLVEDALRANDARLVAAALGPYGSAWLDDHAFRHGVLKCVFMSIPLAAVSGLERRFDAELARMLSDYAAERRAAGRPVPRDVMERI; encoded by the coding sequence ATGAGGGACGAGTGGCAGACGCAGGCCGTTCGGCGGGTCGAGGCTGACCCGGACGCGATCCACCTGCTCTTCCCGCAAGCCGAACGGAAGGGCGGCCCCACCGCCCGCAGCGCGCTGCTCAAAGCGCTGGGCGGCGACCACGCGACGATCCGCAAACTGTACGAGCGCGGCGACACCGGCGAGCGGCTGGCCATCCTGACCGCACTGCCCGAGCTCGATCTCGGCCCGGCCGCGGTCGACCTGGTGGAGGACGCGCTGCGCGCCAACGACGCGCGGCTGGTCGCCGCGGCCCTCGGCCCCTACGGGTCGGCGTGGCTGGACGACCATGCCTTCCGTCACGGGGTGCTCAAGTGCGTCTTCATGTCGATCCCGCTGGCGGCGGTGTCCGGCCTGGAGCGCCGGTTCGACGCCGAGCTGGCCCGGATGCTGTCGGACTACGCGGCGGAGCGGCGGGCGGCCGGCCGGCCCGTTCCGCGCGATGTCATGGAGAGGATCTGA
- a CDS encoding sugar phosphate isomerase/epimerase family protein: MKWAYCTNGFADHRLPEALAILADLGYTGAAITLDVGHLDPHSPGLAAEVSRIAGLLERLRLDAVVETGGRYTLDPLRKHHPTLISDDAERRVEFLTTAMRVAADLGAPVVHLWSGVKPDGMPEAEAYTRLARQCARLLDEADQVGVTLGFEPEPEMLVADLDGFERLRRMLGDHPRFGLTLDIGHCHCVERDDLTACVRRALPYTVHVQIEDMRRGVHEHLEFGEGEIDFVPVLAELRGYSGLVAVELARHGHAAPQVARRSIEFLRRAHEGRVADAGRSAGRG; encoded by the coding sequence ATGAAGTGGGCCTACTGCACCAACGGCTTCGCCGACCACCGGCTTCCCGAGGCGCTCGCGATCCTGGCCGATCTGGGGTATACCGGTGCGGCGATCACGCTCGACGTCGGCCATCTCGACCCCCACTCCCCCGGCCTGGCCGCGGAGGTGTCGCGAATCGCCGGGCTCCTCGAACGCCTCCGCCTCGATGCCGTGGTCGAGACGGGCGGACGCTACACCCTCGATCCCCTGCGCAAACACCATCCGACCCTCATCAGCGACGACGCCGAGCGCAGAGTGGAGTTCCTGACCACCGCGATGCGGGTCGCCGCCGATCTGGGCGCTCCCGTGGTGCATCTGTGGAGCGGGGTCAAACCTGACGGCATGCCGGAGGCGGAGGCGTACACGCGGCTGGCCCGCCAGTGCGCACGGCTGCTCGACGAGGCCGACCAGGTGGGTGTCACATTGGGATTCGAACCCGAACCCGAGATGCTCGTCGCCGACCTGGACGGCTTCGAGCGGCTGCGCCGGATGCTCGGCGACCATCCCCGGTTCGGTCTCACCCTCGACATCGGGCACTGCCACTGCGTGGAGCGGGACGATCTGACCGCCTGCGTCCGGCGGGCGCTGCCGTACACCGTGCACGTCCAGATCGAGGACATGCGCCGGGGAGTCCACGAGCACCTGGAGTTCGGCGAGGGTGAGATCGACTTCGTGCCGGTGCTCGCCGAGCTGCGCGGCTACTCCGGTCTGGTGGCCGTGGAGCTGGCCCGGCACGGGCACGCGGCCCCGCAGGTCGCCCGCCGATCGATCGAGTTCCTGAGGAGGGCACATGAGGGACGAGTGGCAGACGCAGGCCGTTCGGCGGGTCGAGGCTGA
- a CDS encoding SCO3242 family prenyltransferase: MLELVRAPAALSVPGDTMAGAVAAGRSPNPGLAVASVLMYWSGMALNDWADREADAVERPERPIPSGRVRPGAALGVAAALTGAGLATAALAGGRRGLTVAGLLAGAVWAYDLGLKRTAAGPASMAACRALDVILGAGSGGRAAVPMALAVGAHTYGISVLGRAEVAGAAPGTAERALAATTAAAGLAAAASLRRGAAARTGAGVLLAGYLASTLPVQAGLRAHPDPENVRNAVRLSILALIPLQAAALAGGGRFAAAGALLCSLPLGRWLSSRLATS; encoded by the coding sequence ATGCTGGAGCTGGTCCGCGCGCCGGCCGCGCTGTCGGTGCCCGGCGACACCATGGCGGGTGCGGTCGCCGCGGGACGGAGCCCGAACCCGGGGCTGGCCGTGGCCTCGGTGCTGATGTACTGGTCGGGCATGGCGCTCAACGACTGGGCCGACCGCGAGGCCGACGCCGTCGAGCGTCCTGAACGCCCGATCCCGTCCGGCAGGGTCCGCCCCGGTGCCGCGCTCGGGGTCGCCGCCGCCCTCACCGGCGCCGGCCTGGCCACCGCCGCCCTCGCCGGTGGACGCCGCGGCCTCACCGTCGCCGGCCTGCTGGCCGGTGCGGTGTGGGCCTACGACCTGGGCCTCAAACGGACGGCGGCGGGCCCCGCCTCGATGGCCGCCTGCCGCGCCCTGGACGTGATCCTGGGCGCCGGCTCGGGCGGGAGAGCCGCGGTGCCGATGGCGCTGGCGGTCGGCGCGCACACGTACGGGATCAGCGTCCTCGGCCGGGCCGAGGTGGCGGGGGCGGCACCCGGGACCGCCGAGCGCGCCCTCGCCGCCACCACCGCGGCGGCCGGTCTGGCGGCCGCGGCCAGCCTGCGCAGGGGAGCCGCCGCCCGGACGGGCGCGGGTGTCCTCCTCGCCGGCTATCTCGCCTCGACCCTTCCGGTCCAGGCCGGGTTACGGGCCCACCCCGATCCCGAGAACGTGCGGAACGCCGTCCGCCTCAGCATCCTCGCCCTGATCCCGCTCCAGGCGGCGGCGCTCGCCGGTGGCGGGCGGTTCGCGGCGGCGGGCGCGCTGCTGTGCTCGCTGCCCCTGGGCAGGTGGCTCTCGTCCCGGCTGGCCACGTCATGA
- a CDS encoding inositol-3-phosphate synthase, whose product MDKLGVWLIGARGSVATTAIVGASAIRAGAATPQGCVSESPGFPGSLVPLAGLAFGGHDITETSLRKRAEQLSRAGVVPPDLPRLIAADLDAADAEIRPGHVPGDGGQAAAAARLSGDIAGFRARHGLARVVVVNVSSTEPPVDSRPEFERLADLEERLATGDDVLPPSSLYAYAAFQAGCGYVEFTPSTGPTLPALAELAARRGVPYAGRDGKTGETLVKSALAPMFADRALRVRSWSGLNLLGGGDGATLADPAARSSKELSKDQVVAGVVGEPVEGRTHIDYVADLGEWKTAWDHVTFDGFLGVRMAMQFTWQGCDSALAAPLILDLARLVARAHEKGRGGVLPELGYFFKNPLGAGEHALAAQYARLLAFAEELS is encoded by the coding sequence ATGGACAAGCTCGGTGTGTGGCTCATCGGAGCACGGGGATCCGTGGCGACCACCGCCATCGTGGGCGCCTCGGCCATCAGGGCGGGGGCCGCGACCCCGCAAGGATGCGTGAGCGAGTCCCCCGGCTTTCCCGGAAGCCTGGTTCCGCTGGCCGGCCTGGCCTTCGGCGGCCATGACATCACCGAGACCTCCTTACGCAAACGCGCCGAGCAGCTGAGCAGGGCGGGGGTGGTACCGCCGGACCTGCCCCGGCTGATCGCCGCGGACCTGGACGCCGCCGACGCCGAGATCCGGCCGGGCCACGTCCCCGGCGACGGCGGGCAGGCCGCGGCCGCGGCCCGCCTGAGCGGGGACATCGCCGGCTTCCGGGCCCGGCATGGGCTGGCCCGGGTGGTCGTCGTCAACGTGTCGTCGACCGAGCCTCCGGTGGATTCTCGCCCGGAGTTCGAGAGGCTGGCCGATCTGGAGGAGCGGCTCGCGACGGGGGACGACGTCCTGCCGCCGAGTTCGCTGTACGCCTATGCGGCGTTCCAGGCCGGGTGCGGCTATGTGGAGTTCACGCCCTCCACCGGGCCGACCCTGCCGGCGCTGGCGGAACTCGCCGCCCGGCGGGGCGTGCCGTACGCGGGACGCGATGGGAAGACCGGCGAGACCCTGGTCAAGAGCGCTCTGGCGCCCATGTTCGCCGATCGGGCGTTACGGGTGCGCTCCTGGTCGGGGCTCAACCTGCTCGGCGGAGGGGACGGGGCGACGCTCGCCGATCCGGCCGCCAGGTCGAGCAAGGAGCTGTCCAAGGACCAGGTCGTCGCCGGGGTCGTGGGAGAGCCCGTCGAGGGGCGGACCCACATCGACTACGTCGCCGACCTGGGAGAGTGGAAGACCGCCTGGGACCACGTGACCTTCGACGGCTTCCTCGGCGTGCGGATGGCGATGCAGTTCACCTGGCAGGGCTGCGATTCGGCGCTGGCGGCCCCTCTGATCCTGGACCTGGCCCGGCTGGTCGCGCGGGCGCACGAGAAGGGACGGGGCGGGGTGCTCCCCGAGCTCGGCTACTTCTTCAAGAACCCCTTGGGAGCCGGCGAACACGCCCTGGCTGCCCAGTACGCCCGCCTGCTCGCCTTCGCCGAGGAGCTGTCGTGA